In Gambusia affinis linkage group LG08, SWU_Gaff_1.0, whole genome shotgun sequence, a single window of DNA contains:
- the cracr2aa gene encoding EF-hand calcium-binding domain-containing protein 4B isoform X1 translates to MAAFTSPCPDISAARTTLQARGGSGQTSAEEDDSRRSRSSDVGQNTILEKTHEFFQMCDTENKGFITRRDMQRLNGELPLSSDELENVFDSLDSDGNGFLTLEEFSSGFSAFLFGRRISVDDIMTEKNLSKSMPEVLYQSWWKEGPDAAEDDEEKHFAMLMESLGAGSLLEHPAEVRSLWVQLRRDEPQLLSNFEHFLARVTAQIRDANQEKRDMESALKRKTATHDDEIQHLYEEMEQQIKNEKDKILLQDYDRYLSRSKALELQLSSKEKELEQLFQKQRRLECQCQELHSEQHETKVENAKLKQTNEDLARELELVSQELTLAQEQLGLLQEQSARLHEEKEMEIYRLSEGLQRERASLHKQLDLLREMNKNLRDERDMSFQKPKGTKKSLKHQSFIDGVKQANTDVFKSEDEDEEEPTSPALRQNLNGFYQPSCPAEARSRFQRIISIEEDHLPYLLNTSLAQNALQNCAELETQLDDEDGVDVMREPHRRSSPIPEQQSEERQIPSSPRGQPVGKETTINEESVLSAPDRLFKVILVGNSSVGKTSLLQRFCDDRFHPGTCATVGIDYSVKTITVDNSQVALQLWDTAGQERYRSITKQFFRKADGVIVMYDVTAEQSFTAVRQWLTSIKEGTGGEIPIMLLGNKTDKEAEREVQKEVGERLAKDCQMTFFECSACSGANVAESMVHLARILKEQEDQQKEKTVQLISSPSKRRSCC, encoded by the exons ATGGCAGCTTTCACTTCGCCCTGTCCTGACATCAGCGCGGCCCGGACAACGCTCCAAGCACGAGGAGGCAGCGGCCAAACGAGTGCAGAGGAGGACGACTCGAGGAGGAGCCGGAGTTCAGATGTGGGACAGAACACTATCCTGGAGAAAACTCACGAGTTCTTCCAGATGTGCGACACGGAGAACAAGGGATTCATCACCCGCCGGGACATGCAG aGGCTGAATGGTGAGCTTCCTCTGAGTTCAGACGAGCTGGAGAACGTTTTCGATTCGCTCGATTCTGATGGAAACGGATTCCTCACGCTGGAAGAGTTCTCCTCTGGTTTCA gTGCGTTTTTGTTTGGCCGTAGGATTTCTGTCGATGACATCATGACTGAGAAGAACCTGAGTAAAAGCATGCCGGAGGTTCTGTACCAGTCCTGGTGGAAGGAGGGTCCAGACGCGGCTGAGGATGACGAGGAAAAGCACTTTGCGATGCTCATGGAGAGCCTGGGGGCCGGCAGCCTCCTGGAACA CCCTGCAGAAGTGCGCAGCCTGTGGGTCCAGCTGCGCCGCGATGAGCCTCAACTTCTGTCAAACTTTGAGCATTTCCTGGCCAGAGTGACGGCGCAGATCAGAGACGCCAACCAGGAGAAGAGAGACATGGAAAGTGCCCTCAAAAG GAAAACAGCAACACATGACGATGAGATCCAGCACCTGTATGAAGAAATGgagcagcagataaaaaatgaaaaagacaaaatacttCTGCAG GACTACGATCGATATCTGTCCCGAAGTAAAGCCCTGGAGCTGCAGCTGTCCAGCAAGGAGaaggagctggagcagctcttcCAGAAACAGAGACGG TTGGAGTGTCAGTGTCAGGAACTCCACAGTGAACAACATGAGACCAAAGTGGAAAACGCGAAGCTGAAGCAGACGAACGAGGATTTGGCCCGAGAGCTGGAGCTGGTCAGTCAGGAGCTGACGCTGGCGCAGGAGCAGCTGGGTCTGCTGCAGGAGCAATCAGCACGACTTCACGAGGAGAAGGAGAT GGAGATCTACAGACTTAGTGAAGGACTGCAGCGAGAGCGAGCCAGTCTTCACAAACAGCTGGACCTTTTGAG agaaatgaacaaaaatttgCGGGATGAAAGAGACATGTCCTTTCAG AAACCGAAAGGAACCAAGAAAAGCTTGAAGCACCAATCTTTTATAGACGGAGTGAAGCAAGCAAACACAGATGTGTTTAAAAG tgaggatgaggatgaggaggagccGACCTCCCCCGCCCTGAGGCAGAACCTTAACGGCTTCTACCAGCCGTCCTGCCCAGCTGAAGCAAGGAGTCGTTTCCAGAGGATTATCTCCATAGAAGAAGACCACCTCCCCTATTTACTGAACACCAGCCTGGCTCAGAACGCACTGCAGAACTGTGCTGAACTGGAGACTCAGTTGGATGATGAAGACGGAGTGGATGTGATGAGGGAACCTCACCGCAGGTCATCGCCGATCCCTGAGCAGCAGTCTGAGGAACGGCAGATCCCGTCATCTCCAAGAGGCCAGCCGGTTGGCAAGGAAACCACCATCAAT GAGGAAAGTGTTCTCTCGGCTCCTGATCGCCTCTTCAAGGTCATCCTGGTGGGAAACTCCAGCGTGGGAAAAACCTCGCTCCTCCAAAGATTCTGTGACGACCGCTTCCACCCGGGAACCTGCGCCACTGTCG gCATAGACTACAGTGTGAAGACAATAACTGTGGACAACAGCCAGGTGGCGCTGCAGTTGTGGGATACAGCAGGACAGGAAAG GTATCGCAGCATCACCAAGCAGTTCTTTCGCAAAGCTGATGGTGTGATTGTGATGTATGATGTAACTGCTGAGCAGAGTTTCACTGCAGTCAGACAGTGGCTGACGAGCATCAAG GAGGGCACCGGTGGGGAAATACCCATCATGCTCTTAGGAAACAAAACGGACAAAGAGGCAGAGAGGGAAGTTCAGAAGGAAGTGGGCGAAAGGCTCGCCAAg GACTGCCAGATGACCTTCTTTGAATGCAGTGCGTGTTCTGGAGCCAACGTGGCCGAGTCCATGGTGCATCTAGCCAG aatcCTGAAGGaacaagaagaccagcagaagGAGAAAACGGTCCAGCTGATCAGCAGCCCCTCGAAGAGGAGATCCTGctgctaa
- the cracr2aa gene encoding EF-hand calcium-binding domain-containing protein 4B isoform X2 translates to MAAFTSPCPDISAARTTLQARGGSGQTSAEEDDSRRSRSSDVGQNTILEKTHEFFQMCDTENKGFITRRDMQRLNGELPLSSDELENVFDSLDSDGNGFLTLEEFSSGFSAFLFGRRISVDDIMTEKNLSKSMPEVLYQSWWKEGPDAAEDDEEKHFAMLMESLGAGSLLEHPAEVRSLWVQLRRDEPQLLSNFEHFLARVTAQIRDANQEKRDMESALKRKTATHDDEIQHLYEEMEQQIKNEKDKILLQDYDRYLSRSKALELQLSSKEKELEQLFQKQRRLECQCQELHSEQHETKVENAKLKQTNEDLARELELVSQELTLAQEQLGLLQEQSARLHEEKEMEIYRLSEGLQRERASLHKQLDLLREMNKNLRDERDMSFQKPKGTKKSLKHQSFIDGVKQANTDVFKSEDEEEPTSPALRQNLNGFYQPSCPAEARSRFQRIISIEEDHLPYLLNTSLAQNALQNCAELETQLDDEDGVDVMREPHRRSSPIPEQQSEERQIPSSPRGQPVGKETTINEESVLSAPDRLFKVILVGNSSVGKTSLLQRFCDDRFHPGTCATVGIDYSVKTITVDNSQVALQLWDTAGQERYRSITKQFFRKADGVIVMYDVTAEQSFTAVRQWLTSIKEGTGGEIPIMLLGNKTDKEAEREVQKEVGERLAKDCQMTFFECSACSGANVAESMVHLARILKEQEDQQKEKTVQLISSPSKRRSCC, encoded by the exons ATGGCAGCTTTCACTTCGCCCTGTCCTGACATCAGCGCGGCCCGGACAACGCTCCAAGCACGAGGAGGCAGCGGCCAAACGAGTGCAGAGGAGGACGACTCGAGGAGGAGCCGGAGTTCAGATGTGGGACAGAACACTATCCTGGAGAAAACTCACGAGTTCTTCCAGATGTGCGACACGGAGAACAAGGGATTCATCACCCGCCGGGACATGCAG aGGCTGAATGGTGAGCTTCCTCTGAGTTCAGACGAGCTGGAGAACGTTTTCGATTCGCTCGATTCTGATGGAAACGGATTCCTCACGCTGGAAGAGTTCTCCTCTGGTTTCA gTGCGTTTTTGTTTGGCCGTAGGATTTCTGTCGATGACATCATGACTGAGAAGAACCTGAGTAAAAGCATGCCGGAGGTTCTGTACCAGTCCTGGTGGAAGGAGGGTCCAGACGCGGCTGAGGATGACGAGGAAAAGCACTTTGCGATGCTCATGGAGAGCCTGGGGGCCGGCAGCCTCCTGGAACA CCCTGCAGAAGTGCGCAGCCTGTGGGTCCAGCTGCGCCGCGATGAGCCTCAACTTCTGTCAAACTTTGAGCATTTCCTGGCCAGAGTGACGGCGCAGATCAGAGACGCCAACCAGGAGAAGAGAGACATGGAAAGTGCCCTCAAAAG GAAAACAGCAACACATGACGATGAGATCCAGCACCTGTATGAAGAAATGgagcagcagataaaaaatgaaaaagacaaaatacttCTGCAG GACTACGATCGATATCTGTCCCGAAGTAAAGCCCTGGAGCTGCAGCTGTCCAGCAAGGAGaaggagctggagcagctcttcCAGAAACAGAGACGG TTGGAGTGTCAGTGTCAGGAACTCCACAGTGAACAACATGAGACCAAAGTGGAAAACGCGAAGCTGAAGCAGACGAACGAGGATTTGGCCCGAGAGCTGGAGCTGGTCAGTCAGGAGCTGACGCTGGCGCAGGAGCAGCTGGGTCTGCTGCAGGAGCAATCAGCACGACTTCACGAGGAGAAGGAGAT GGAGATCTACAGACTTAGTGAAGGACTGCAGCGAGAGCGAGCCAGTCTTCACAAACAGCTGGACCTTTTGAG agaaatgaacaaaaatttgCGGGATGAAAGAGACATGTCCTTTCAG AAACCGAAAGGAACCAAGAAAAGCTTGAAGCACCAATCTTTTATAGACGGAGTGAAGCAAGCAAACACAGATGTGTTTAAAAG tgaggatgaggaggagccGACCTCCCCCGCCCTGAGGCAGAACCTTAACGGCTTCTACCAGCCGTCCTGCCCAGCTGAAGCAAGGAGTCGTTTCCAGAGGATTATCTCCATAGAAGAAGACCACCTCCCCTATTTACTGAACACCAGCCTGGCTCAGAACGCACTGCAGAACTGTGCTGAACTGGAGACTCAGTTGGATGATGAAGACGGAGTGGATGTGATGAGGGAACCTCACCGCAGGTCATCGCCGATCCCTGAGCAGCAGTCTGAGGAACGGCAGATCCCGTCATCTCCAAGAGGCCAGCCGGTTGGCAAGGAAACCACCATCAAT GAGGAAAGTGTTCTCTCGGCTCCTGATCGCCTCTTCAAGGTCATCCTGGTGGGAAACTCCAGCGTGGGAAAAACCTCGCTCCTCCAAAGATTCTGTGACGACCGCTTCCACCCGGGAACCTGCGCCACTGTCG gCATAGACTACAGTGTGAAGACAATAACTGTGGACAACAGCCAGGTGGCGCTGCAGTTGTGGGATACAGCAGGACAGGAAAG GTATCGCAGCATCACCAAGCAGTTCTTTCGCAAAGCTGATGGTGTGATTGTGATGTATGATGTAACTGCTGAGCAGAGTTTCACTGCAGTCAGACAGTGGCTGACGAGCATCAAG GAGGGCACCGGTGGGGAAATACCCATCATGCTCTTAGGAAACAAAACGGACAAAGAGGCAGAGAGGGAAGTTCAGAAGGAAGTGGGCGAAAGGCTCGCCAAg GACTGCCAGATGACCTTCTTTGAATGCAGTGCGTGTTCTGGAGCCAACGTGGCCGAGTCCATGGTGCATCTAGCCAG aatcCTGAAGGaacaagaagaccagcagaagGAGAAAACGGTCCAGCTGATCAGCAGCCCCTCGAAGAGGAGATCCTGctgctaa